One segment of Rhodopirellula baltica SH 1 DNA contains the following:
- a CDS encoding flagellin hook IN motif-containing protein produces the protein MTISSSTSTSFASRSLLVENFQLSARASSQSEPETLLRRVNTTSDRINSLVAGIGEKLLDAARAGSSFTNLQGSIDTALTEISELLGQSLTLGGSGNSVVRGLDSSQIKDLEILSLPPNGSARFSGGITQQAGNAKVLITDAARLQGGGSLDLKIGGSERRIQFQPGRSIAGMAQQINSKNAGVKAIELDGKLRLTSRSSQSLEATVRPVRVGRNYGDNQLFGVNASQIDRVDLSRLPEGVSETVQGQVDSVAAVARLTYQGNASGLVTGSANFDLSGDLGTANVETTRGESLLSFAEKINNVSAFTGVKAEVNGNELRLVSQMRGDDAEVRLSNVVRQFRPTVEGVNAAQIPRFDLQSIADGAVVELSGTVTTAADTAKLQYQGSGGNVADTALFTLSGNLGSEQIAIVQGESLSDVRDRINAETESTGVVATVDGDTLQFSGQTVGSSESIQVTLDDITQYVDVEGVNAGQIQGFTVNSSEPRSTNILSGTVDQTATKGQLTYDGFLGAVSGSATFNLTGELGTAEIDVSAFQSLSSLRDDINDRTGDTGVVATLSGSRLTLESQGEGSDGIVEVDVVSGSFDTNGGDGNGNAAGTDAQLTINGESVVADGNHVDYVDSLGSYSFDVQSGFTGTFDSIEVTTSDGSFDLTGGDETGTAYGVDAEATLNGQSFVANGDELSVTIDSAVMAFDIETGFLGAIDPITLRSDEDEFSITGGDGNGNAYGQDGQATINGQTYTSSTNTFEVSLGESSVDLEFVDGFVGALDTFEIDSEVTVQRRTGTPSTYRSSATREQFMMNGQEVTKVDGRYEFEQDGVRIGFQLAEGFRGSFDNFTINANGSASESYRSSKMEALTGTTLEATQTALADLFQLASGGKYDSENTDALDAYNVTKDALANLQSMFGVSTRRGRSLNGLLFDQSA, from the coding sequence ATGACAATCAGCTCCAGCACATCAACGAGTTTCGCAAGTCGGTCTCTCCTCGTCGAGAACTTTCAACTGAGCGCCCGTGCGTCCAGTCAGTCCGAACCCGAGACACTTCTGCGTCGCGTGAACACCACGTCTGACCGGATCAACTCACTGGTTGCTGGCATCGGTGAAAAGCTTTTGGATGCCGCTCGTGCCGGTAGTTCTTTCACAAATCTGCAGGGCAGCATCGACACAGCACTGACTGAGATCAGTGAACTCTTGGGGCAATCATTGACGTTGGGCGGATCCGGGAATTCCGTTGTGCGTGGCCTCGATTCCAGTCAGATCAAAGACCTGGAGATCTTGTCGTTGCCGCCCAATGGATCGGCACGCTTTTCTGGTGGGATCACTCAACAAGCGGGCAATGCGAAAGTTTTGATCACCGATGCGGCGCGTTTGCAAGGCGGCGGTTCGCTCGACCTGAAGATCGGCGGTTCAGAGCGACGAATTCAGTTTCAACCGGGACGTTCTATCGCTGGCATGGCTCAGCAAATCAATTCGAAGAATGCTGGCGTTAAGGCGATTGAACTGGATGGGAAACTGCGTTTGACGTCGCGGAGTTCTCAATCGCTGGAGGCGACCGTGCGACCCGTTCGAGTAGGACGAAACTACGGCGACAATCAATTGTTCGGAGTCAATGCGTCACAGATCGATCGTGTTGATCTAAGCCGATTGCCCGAAGGCGTGTCCGAAACAGTACAGGGACAAGTTGATTCCGTGGCTGCCGTTGCTCGACTGACTTATCAAGGCAATGCCAGTGGGTTGGTCACGGGATCAGCGAACTTTGATCTGAGCGGAGATCTCGGCACCGCGAATGTGGAAACCACTCGTGGTGAATCGTTGCTTTCATTCGCAGAGAAAATCAACAACGTTTCGGCATTCACCGGTGTCAAGGCAGAAGTCAATGGGAACGAGCTTCGACTTGTGTCTCAAATGCGAGGTGATGATGCGGAAGTGCGATTGTCCAACGTCGTGCGACAGTTTCGTCCAACGGTTGAGGGCGTGAATGCGGCGCAGATCCCACGATTCGATTTGCAAAGCATCGCGGATGGAGCCGTGGTCGAACTGTCCGGGACCGTCACCACCGCCGCAGACACTGCGAAGTTGCAATACCAAGGCAGCGGGGGCAACGTCGCCGACACCGCCTTGTTCACTCTTTCGGGCAACCTGGGAAGCGAACAAATTGCTATCGTCCAAGGTGAATCGCTGAGCGATGTCCGTGATCGAATCAATGCGGAAACAGAGTCCACGGGAGTGGTCGCCACGGTCGACGGCGACACGCTTCAGTTCAGCGGTCAAACGGTTGGATCGTCGGAAAGCATTCAGGTGACGTTGGATGACATCACTCAGTATGTCGATGTCGAAGGTGTCAACGCGGGTCAGATTCAAGGGTTCACGGTGAACTCATCGGAGCCCCGTTCGACCAACATTCTTAGCGGAACCGTCGACCAAACGGCAACCAAAGGCCAGCTGACTTACGATGGCTTCTTAGGTGCGGTCAGTGGTAGCGCGACGTTCAATCTGACAGGCGAGTTGGGTACGGCTGAAATTGATGTTTCCGCCTTTCAGTCGCTCAGTTCTCTCCGAGACGACATCAACGATCGAACGGGCGACACGGGAGTGGTGGCCACGCTGTCCGGCAGTCGGCTGACATTGGAAAGCCAAGGTGAGGGCTCCGATGGCATTGTCGAGGTGGACGTTGTGTCGGGATCCTTCGACACGAATGGCGGGGATGGAAACGGAAACGCCGCTGGCACGGATGCCCAATTGACCATCAATGGTGAATCCGTCGTTGCCGATGGAAACCATGTGGACTATGTCGATTCGCTCGGCTCGTATTCCTTTGACGTGCAGTCCGGGTTCACGGGGACGTTTGACTCGATCGAAGTGACCACCTCAGACGGAAGCTTTGACCTGACCGGAGGTGATGAAACAGGTACGGCTTACGGTGTCGATGCAGAGGCCACTCTCAATGGTCAATCATTCGTCGCGAATGGCGATGAGTTGAGTGTCACCATCGATTCCGCTGTGATGGCATTTGATATCGAAACTGGATTTCTGGGAGCGATTGATCCCATCACGTTGCGATCAGATGAAGATGAGTTTTCTATCACGGGTGGGGATGGAAACGGCAACGCTTATGGGCAAGACGGCCAAGCAACCATCAACGGCCAAACCTACACTTCATCCACCAACACGTTCGAGGTGTCCCTCGGCGAGAGTTCGGTCGACTTGGAGTTTGTGGACGGGTTTGTAGGAGCCCTGGACACATTTGAAATTGATTCCGAGGTCACTGTTCAACGTCGCACTGGTACTCCCAGTACCTACCGATCATCAGCGACTCGCGAACAGTTTATGATGAACGGTCAAGAAGTGACCAAGGTCGACGGACGATACGAATTCGAGCAGGATGGCGTGCGGATCGGTTTCCAACTCGCCGAAGGTTTTCGGGGCAGTTTTGACAACTTCACGATCAACGCCAATGGGTCCGCATCGGAGTCCTATCGCAGTTCCAAAATGGAAGCGTTGACTGGCACAACGCTGGAAGCAACCCAGACCGCGCTGGCGGATCTGTTTCAACTGGCATCGGGTGGAAAGTACGACAGCGAAAACACGGATGCGCTGGATGCTTACAACGTGACGAAGGACGCTTTGGCAAATCTTCAGTCCATGTTTGGTGTTTCCACCCGCCGAGGGCGTTCTCTCAACGGACTGCTGTTCGATCAAAGTGCGTAA